Below is a window of Allomuricauda ruestringensis DSM 13258 DNA.
GCTTTGCTCAATAGAAATCAATAAATCTTTGGCATATTCCCCCTCCATACTTGCTGAGACTTGGACCTCATCGGACGATGCGGTCTTTAAATCAATTCGGTAGCAATATTGGGCATCAATTTGAATGGTTGCTGTTCGGGGACCAATAAAGGCTTTCCTTACCAATTTTTGCCCGTGAACATGCACGAGCGTAAAAAAAACGAACAAAAACAATAGTGCCCTCATAAATAAAAAACGCCCGAAGGCGTTTCAATTACTTCTGCATGTTCTTCGCCTCAATGCTCAAAGTAGCATGGGGCACAAGCTTTAATCGCTCCTTGTTGATGAGCTTTCCGGTAACCCTGCAAACACCATAAGTCTTGTTCTCAATTCTCAATAGCGCATTCTTTAAGTCGCGGATAAATTTCTCCTGACGGATGGCCAATTGGGTGTTCGCTTCCTTGCTCATGGTCTCAGAGCCTTCCTCAAATGCTTTAAACGTTGGTGAAGTATCATCTGTACCGTTGTTACCATCGTTCATGTAGGAGCTCTTTAAAAGTTCCAAGTGTTTCTTGGCCTTCTCTATTTTTTCCTCTATCAAAGCCCTGAATTCTGCAAGGTCCTTGTCGGAATATCTTACTGTTGAATCTTCTGCCATTTTCTAATGTTTTTGAATAAACAATTTTGTATTCACTTCATCAAAGGCAATTGCTATACCTTCTTCAAGTTTTTCTTCAAAGTTGAGCTCGGCGGTCAAAGTTTCCGTTTTGATGTAATCCTCGTTACTGGAAACCGCATTTTCCACAAAGCCGTCCTTCAATATCTTAATATCAATTTTATCAGTCACCTCAAACCCGGATTCCTTTCGAAGATTCTGGATTCGGTTCACTAGCTCTCTCGCAATACCTTCTTTTCTTAAGGTTTCATCTATGGTAACATCCAGAGCTACGGTCAACGGCCCTGAACTGGCCACCAACCAACCTTCAATATCTTGAGAACTTATATCTACATCGGTTAACTGTAAATTAACGGTTTTATTTTCCAACTGTAGCAATAATTCTCCCTCGCGTTCCATTTTTTGTATGTCCTCTTGACCCAATTTTGATACTCCGGCAGCAATTGCTTTCATATCCTTACCAAATTTTGGGCCCAAAACCTTAAAATTGGGTTTTATTTGTTTTACAAGAACTCCTGAAGCATCGTCCAACATCTCAATCTCTTTCACGTTTACTTCGGATTTCACCAAATCGGAAACGGCTTCAATATCGCTTCTTTGCTCATTATCCAAAACTGGGATCATGATTTTTTGAAGCGGTTGGCGCACCTTTATTTTCTCCTTCTGACGGATGGAAAGCACCAAAGAAGAAATTTTCTGGGCCAACTGCATCTTACGCTCCAAGTCTTTGTTCACCATATTGGCATCAAAAACAGGGAACTCTGCCAAGTGTACACTTTCAAAACCATCCTTTTTGGTCGTGGCATCCAGATCCTTGTACAACTGGTCCATAAAAAATGGCGCGATCGGCGCGGATAATTTGGCCACGGTCGCCAAACAGGTGTAAAGCGTTTGGTAAGCCGAAATCTTGTCCTGTTGATAATCCCCTTTCCAGAAGCGTCTTCTGCTCAAGCGAACATACCAATTGCTCAAATTCTCCTGAACGTAATCGGAAATCATCCTTGCTGCCCGGGTAGCTTCATAATCTCCGTAGGCTTCATCCACATTTTTGATCAAGGTGTGGAGCTCGGACAAGATCCACTGATCAATCTCTGGCCTGTCCTGTAACGGAATATCGGCTTCGGAATAATCAAATTCATCAATATTGGCATAAAGCGCCATAAAGGAGTAGGTATTGTACAGTGTTCCAAAGAACTTTCGTTTTACCTCAACAACGCCTTCAATATCAAATTTCAGGTTGTCCCAAGGGTTGGCGTTGGAAATCATGTACCAACGTGTGGCATCGGGACCATGTTCTGGCAACACCTCGAACGGGTCTACGGCATTGCCCAATCGTTTGGACATTTTTTTGCCTTCCTTGTCCAAAACAAGCCCATTGGAGACTACATTTTTATAGGCGATGCTATCAAAAACCATAGTAGCAATCGCATGTAGGGTATAGAACCAACCACGGGTCTGATCCACACCTTCAGCGATAAAGTTGGCCGGAAACGCTACGCCATCATCAATAAATTCCTTGTTCTCAAAAGGATAGTGCCATTGTGCGTAGGGCATGGAACCACTATCGAACCAAACGTCGATAAGGTCTGCTTCGCGCTTCATGGGCTGTCCGGATGGGGAAACCAAAGTGATGCCATCCACTATATTTTTATGCAGGTCGATTTTGTCGTAGTTGGACTCGCTCATATCACCCACTACAAAATCCTCAAAAACATCCTTCTCCAACACACCCGCCTCAACAGCTTTGGCCATTTCTGACTTTAGTTCTTCCACGGAACCTATCATCAGTTCCTCCTTACCATCTTCGGTTCGCCAAATGGGCAATGGAATGCCCCAGTATCTTGATCGGGATAGGTTCCAGTCGTTCGCATTGGCCAACCAGTTCCCAAAACGCCCTTCGCCAGTGGATTTTGGTTTCCAGTTGATGGTCTGGTTCAGCTCGAACATACGATCCTTGACATCGGTTACTTTGATAAACCAAGAATTCAATGGATAATACAAGATGGGTTTATCCGTACGCCAGCAATTTGGGTAACTGTGCACATATTTCTCGACCTTAAAGGCCTTGTTCTCTATTTTTAGTTTGATGGCAATCTCAACATCAACAGACTTTTCGGGCACTTCGCCCTCATCATAGTATTCGTTCTTTACATATTTGCCGCCAAACTCCTTCATTTCGGGTCTAAACTTGCCTTGAAGGTCCACCAATGGAACTGGATTGTCATTTTCGTCCAAAACCAGCATCGGAGGCACTTCTGGTGTGGCCTGTTTTGCCACCAAGGCATCGTCCGCACCAAAGGTGGGCGCGGTATGTACAATTCCCGTACCGTCTTCGGTGGTTACAAAATCCCCGGAAATTATTCTGAAAGCATTTTCTGGGTTTTGGTAGGGTTGCACATAATCAATCAACTGTTCGTACTGGATGCCGACCAAATCCTTGCCTACAAAAGTTTCTCCTACCAAATATGGAATCTTTTTATCACCTTCTTGAAATGATTTCAGTTCTTCCTCTGTTTCAACTTTGGAGAATTTTCCAGAAAAGTTATAATTCACCAGGTTTTTAGCCACCACCACATTGATGGGCTCAAAGGTGTATTGGTTGTATGATCTTACAAGTACATACTCAATTTTTGGCCCTACGGTCAAAGCTGTGTTCGATGGAAGCGTCCAAGGAGTGGTTGTCCATGCCAAGAAAAAGATATCCCCCTCAACTTTCTTTAAAACCGCTGGAAGTGAATCGGTTTTAGCCTTGAATTGAGCCGTAACCGTGGTATCCGTCACATCCTGATAAGTACCTGGTTGATTCAACTCATGTGAGCTCAACCCTGTACCCGCCTTTGGCGAATAGGGTTGAATAGTGTAGCCTTTATAGATAAGCCCTTTGTCGTAAATCTGTTTTAACAACCACCAAACGGACTCCATGTACTTGGACTTGTATGTGATATATGGATTGTCCATATCCACCCAATACCCCACTTTTTCGGTCATCTCGTTCCAAACGTCCGTGTAACGCATTACCGCTTTTTTACAGGCCGCATTGTAATCTTCAACCGATATTTTCTTTCCAATATCCTCTTTGGTAATGCCAAGCTCCTTTTCTACGCCTATCTCTACAGGTAGGCCGTGGGTATCCCATCCCGCTTTTCTTTTTACCTGAAAACCCTTCATTGTTTTGTACCGCGGAAATATATCCTTGATGGTACGCGCCATTACGTGATGGATCCCGGGCATTCCGTTTGCAGATGGTGGGCCTTCATAAAATACATAGCTCTCCTTGCCCTCCCGTGTGGAAACGCTCTTTTCAAAAATCTGTTTGTCCTTCCAAAAGTCAAGAATTTCTTCAGATACTTTTGGCAAATCCAATCCCTTATATTCCGCAAACTTCATATACTGCTTCTTCTACTAGAATTCAAGTTTGCAAAATTATAAATTTAGATGGAATTATACCCTGCATTTTTGCATTAGAATTCACTTAATTCCCTTAACCTAAATATGATAAGCGCCAAATCACTTCTTAACATAAATTTCCTTATATTGATTCCTCATTAACACTTAACCATATAAATCATGAAAAAAGTACTAATTGCCGCAATGGCATTGACCTTGTCCGTGTCTGTTATGACTTCCTGTAGGGACACTAAGGACAAAACCGAGGAGGCTTCTGAGGAAGCTGCAAAAACCTTGGAAGAGGCTGGTGAAGATTTAGAGAAGGCCGCAGAAGATGCTGCAGATGCCATGAAAGAAGCTGGCGAAGATGCCAAAGAAATGGGCGAAAAGGCTCTGGACAGCATTAAAAAAGCTGGTGAAGAAACCATAGATGCCACAAAAGAGGCTGCGAAAAAAGCTATTGATAGCATGTAGCTCTAAACGGACTCACGGCA
It encodes the following:
- a CDS encoding TraR/DksA family transcriptional regulator encodes the protein MAEDSTVRYSDKDLAEFRALIEEKIEKAKKHLELLKSSYMNDGNNGTDDTSPTFKAFEEGSETMSKEANTQLAIRQEKFIRDLKNALLRIENKTYGVCRVTGKLINKERLKLVPHATLSIEAKNMQK
- the ileS gene encoding isoleucine--tRNA ligase — protein: MKFAEYKGLDLPKVSEEILDFWKDKQIFEKSVSTREGKESYVFYEGPPSANGMPGIHHVMARTIKDIFPRYKTMKGFQVKRKAGWDTHGLPVEIGVEKELGITKEDIGKKISVEDYNAACKKAVMRYTDVWNEMTEKVGYWVDMDNPYITYKSKYMESVWWLLKQIYDKGLIYKGYTIQPYSPKAGTGLSSHELNQPGTYQDVTDTTVTAQFKAKTDSLPAVLKKVEGDIFFLAWTTTPWTLPSNTALTVGPKIEYVLVRSYNQYTFEPINVVVAKNLVNYNFSGKFSKVETEEELKSFQEGDKKIPYLVGETFVGKDLVGIQYEQLIDYVQPYQNPENAFRIISGDFVTTEDGTGIVHTAPTFGADDALVAKQATPEVPPMLVLDENDNPVPLVDLQGKFRPEMKEFGGKYVKNEYYDEGEVPEKSVDVEIAIKLKIENKAFKVEKYVHSYPNCWRTDKPILYYPLNSWFIKVTDVKDRMFELNQTINWKPKSTGEGRFGNWLANANDWNLSRSRYWGIPLPIWRTEDGKEELMIGSVEELKSEMAKAVEAGVLEKDVFEDFVVGDMSESNYDKIDLHKNIVDGITLVSPSGQPMKREADLIDVWFDSGSMPYAQWHYPFENKEFIDDGVAFPANFIAEGVDQTRGWFYTLHAIATMVFDSIAYKNVVSNGLVLDKEGKKMSKRLGNAVDPFEVLPEHGPDATRWYMISNANPWDNLKFDIEGVVEVKRKFFGTLYNTYSFMALYANIDEFDYSEADIPLQDRPEIDQWILSELHTLIKNVDEAYGDYEATRAARMISDYVQENLSNWYVRLSRRRFWKGDYQQDKISAYQTLYTCLATVAKLSAPIAPFFMDQLYKDLDATTKKDGFESVHLAEFPVFDANMVNKDLERKMQLAQKISSLVLSIRQKEKIKVRQPLQKIMIPVLDNEQRSDIEAVSDLVKSEVNVKEIEMLDDASGVLVKQIKPNFKVLGPKFGKDMKAIAAGVSKLGQEDIQKMEREGELLLQLENKTVNLQLTDVDISSQDIEGWLVASSGPLTVALDVTIDETLRKEGIARELVNRIQNLRKESGFEVTDKIDIKILKDGFVENAVSSNEDYIKTETLTAELNFEEKLEEGIAIAFDEVNTKLFIQKH